GGAGAGCTTTAGGACTGaagggatttcacagaagaactggtccacagcattgcccttgcacagtggcagtgaaaatgtattggccgtgtgcagcagagcaacgAGAAACccactggcccaggcagctgctgccatgtgcacacaagctctgctgcccaggagggtcccgtagtgcaggggtttgcagatggcaacgtagcgatcgtaggacatgatggtgagaagatATAACTCTACTatagcacagaaaaagaaaaaaaatacctgtgcagcacatcctgtgtaggagatggccctggtgtcccagagggaattggccatggagtTGGGGACAGTGGTTGAGATAAAGCCCAGGtcaaggagggcgaggttgaggaggaagaagtacatgggggtgtggaggtgctggtcccaggctatggtggtgatgatgaggccattgcccaggagggcagccaggtagatgcccaggaagagccagaagtgcaagagctgcagctcccgtgtgtctgcgaacgccaggaggaggaactgggtgatggagctgctgttggacatttgctgccgATGGGCATGTGGgctctgtttaaaaaagaaaaaaacagcttaaaatTAGGACAGACTCCAGTAACCAAAGCCACTCAATTTTTTGAAAAATTGCCCCAATTTAAGtgcatttcctttctctggtctgtgctggctgagtgtgctgtgagcagcagaaccTCTGCCCGTGTGCTGCcaagcagccagctctgctctgctgccatggggacacgggagctGGGTTGTGGCAGCTCTGACATTCACAGCGAATGTCAAATATCATCCACTGTTAATGGAAAAGTTCATGACTCTCAAGAGCTTGGGCTGCAGAGGAAAGGTTTAGCATGTCTTCATAATaactttttctgtgctttttattttctacccTCACATCTGGTGACTCACGGTTTTAGGGGTAGAATTCCTAATTTTTATGAGTGAAAATGTGAATAGTCTTGAGAGAGAACAGTGAAAAAGTCTGAGCTTCCAGTGACTTAGTGCAGagtcagaaaagcagcagtgtcCATCAGGACTTTACTCAACTACCCTGTGCTTTCACTGATGAAGACCCTTCTGGGAAGGAGGGGTCCTCTAAGAAACCCACATGAAACCTGGAAAACCCATTAAAACTTCAcatgtaaagagaaaaagaagggtaACTGTCACAGGTGACTCCCTTCTGAAGGGAGCAGAGGACCCCATGTCCCAGCCTGACCCAACCCACAGGGAAGTCGCTGCCTTCCTGAGACCAGGGTAAGAGGTGTGGCTCAACAACTCCCCAGGCTGGTAAGGTGCTCTGACTATTACCTGCTATTGGTTTTTAATGTTGGCAgggaagaaataggaaaaagtAGTATTAAGCAAATCAAAAGGGATTTCAGAGTTTTGGGGTGGCTGGTCAATTGCTCATGTGCTCAAGCACttttctcctccatcccttcAGTAGTGGGCAGGAATACAGAATGGAACAGGCACGCCCAACTATTCAACACATGACTAAGTGACTGGTGTGATCGATGGAATTTCAGGTTTTTCAACCATGGGATAGTCAGTCCTTTGCCAGATCTTCTGATACTCAATGGAATGCACCTCtcacagagggagaaaagggTCTTTGCTCAGGAGTTAACAGGACTGATTGTCAGGGCTTTAAACTCAGttggaagggggaagggggcagTACCAGGCCAGTCAGTGATGAGCAGTGGGATGGACACCAAAACCTGAGGAGGTGCTTGGCAGTGATACTTCTCAGACTGCGCCACAACCAACCACACTTGAAGTGTTTCTACACTGACGTGtgcagcatgaggaacaagTAAGATGAACTAGAAGCCTTGACCCGGTCCCAGGGATATGATATAATTGGCATTAATGAAACCTGGTGGGATGAATCCTGTGATTGGTGCACCATGATGGATGCTgcaggctgttcagaagggataggcagggtaggagaggtgggggGCAACACTGCATGTAGCTGAGAGGCTGGAGTGCATGGAGCTGGCAGTTGGTGATGGCAAAGTTGAGAACCTCTGGGTAAGGATTAAGAGACAGATAAATAAAGTGCATGCTGTCGTGGGTGTCACTAAAGGCCACCCAGCCAGGATGGTGACACTAATGACTTATTCTTTAAGGAACTAAGTGAAGCCTCTGAGTCATCTGCCCTTATccttatgggggacttcaacttgcCAGATGTCAACTGGGAATATCACACAGCTGGCACCAACAGGTCCAGAAGATTCCTAAAGCATCTGGACAATAACTTCTGGTGCAGGTACTACGGGAACCAACCAGGAAAGGTCAGTGGTGACTGGTGGCTCCCTTGGCCGCAGCGACCACGGAGCAGCCAGGTTCAAAATCTTTGCTAACGGGAGGAAAACTGCCAGCAAGACCTTAACAGTAGATATGAGAAGAGCAGACTTCAGGCTGCTCAAAGAACGACGTAGTAagattccctgggaagaagcttttgaaggtgttGGGGTCCATCAGTGTTGGTCACTTTTTAAGTACTGCCTACTAAGAGCACAGGACcaggcaattccaaaatgcCGAAAATatgtcaggcaaggcaaaaagtcagcTTGATTGAGCAGGGTTcttcttcttgaaatacagtgaaaaaagaaattacacggtcagtggaagcaaggtcaCACAATGCGGGAGggctacagagatgctgctcaccACTGCAGGGAGGAAATGTGTGCTGCCAAAGCTCAAttagaattgaagctggccagtactgtgaaggacaataaaaaaggaaatttaataTATGTTAATGGTGaaaggcaaactagaaataacattggcccattACTTGATGAGTATGTTCACCGTATTAACAAGGAGATAGACAAAGCTGAGACATTTAATGTTTCCTTTGCCTCGGCCTTCAACACCAAAGATGGGCTTGGGGGCCCATGTAACTCTGGGCTACAAAACCATGGCTGAGAGAATGATAAACTCCTAATCAATCTGGAACTTGTATGGGATTTGCTACTCCAGTTAGATCCCTACAAATCGATGGGgactgatgggattcatccaaggtTGCCTGAAGAGCTGGCTGACATCATAGCGAGACAcctctctgtgatttttcaatgctcctgggaatctggagaggtcccagttgactgaaAGCTGACAAACAttgtcccaatctacaagaagggcaacagggatgactgCGGCAACTAtagacctgtcagcctcacttctgttcctcacaaaatcatggagaagattgttctgggagttactgaaaaacaccTGCACAATACCACAGGCATTGGTCCCAATCAGCACAGGTTTATGAAGGGAAAGTGATGCTTGaccaacttaatttctttctatgacaaggttacccatctagttgaccaagggaaacCTGTCAATGTGATCTTTTGGGATTCCAGCAAAGCtgtgtccagcacacagctgagtAAACACACAATACAGCAGGTCTGCAATTGGCTGACgggccaggctcaaagggttctagtaaatggggtcaTGTCGgactggtgaccagtcactagcgggTTCTGCAGGCATCCATCccagggccagcactcttcaatgtctttataaatggcTTAGACTCATCTTGTGGGAATACTAAGTTCAtaaatgacacaaaactggggggAGCTGTCAACACtctggagggcagagaggccctcctggacaaattggagaactgggcaatcaccaactgcatgaaattcaacaagggcaagtgctggattttgcacctgggacatggcaaccctggctgtacatacagtcCGGGGGACAAGacgctggagagcagctccatggagagggatctgggggttctggtggacggcaagttggacatgagccaccagtgtgcccaaGCAGCCAAGAGGGAAGCAAAGCACTGATGGCTGTCAAGGAGGGGATTGTCCTGCTccactctgcactggtgcggcctcacctggagcaccctggagcactgtgtgcagttctgggcaccacaggataaaaaggatattaagCTACTACAGAAGAGggccatgaagttggtgaagggtttggagggaaGCGGCTGAagtgttcagcctgaagaagaggaaactgGCGGCTACCTCTTCCtcaaaggggaggaggaagggcaggcactGAGCTATTTTCTCTGGCAACTAATGATTGGACCTGAAGGAATGgcaagaagatgtgccaggaaggtttaggttggacgtgaggaaaaggttcttcacccagagggtgctggacactgaacaggctcctcagggaggtgtcacagccctaacctgacagtgttcaagagactggacagcatcctcagacacatggtgtgaactgtggggtgtcctgtgcagggacaggagttgaactcgatgatctttccagctcaggacattctatgattctaagattgtcctggggcagcttccACAGGGTGCCCAACACAGAGGGGCACAAACcagaccctgctctgctggtccttcaggtctctggcaggaggcctggcAGTGAGATCCACACACTGCTGTGTGTCCCAACCCTGCATACTCACACTATTAGATCTTCACCGGTATTTATATCTGTGGGTCAATTTATTTGGCATGTTCTTGAGGAAAACTTTGGCAGAAGACCTAAACCTTCAGGCACTGCACTGAGGAGATCAGCTGTCTCCATAGAAATTCTGTTCtggaggccagctctgtcacacaagtgcccattgcctgtccctgcctgcagtcACAGGGCTGACACGCAGCAGGACattgaccaagctgccagagcactcaggtcTTACACCAACACAAGGGATTAGAAGGAGAGCGTGGGAGTGGAAAGAGAATAGTCCTTAAGACCAAGCATTGGTGCTCCTTGGCAGTGCTGACATGCgggactcttttcccctcctctcatGCACACAGGAACTGtggctgtgaaaaaaaaaaaaaccttagagGAAGCAtcatagaattaaaaaaaaaaaaattaaaaaagtatcTGTAGGGCTCTTGAACTTATTTCAATACACAGAGAGCACCCCTCCTCATTTCTGCAGACATTcagtcagaaaataaaagcgGGAAGTGAGTAACAAATGGGATGATAACATTATTccaattaaaagaataaaaactactacaacaaaaaaaggctGGGTCTGCAATGATTTACACTACAACTGTTATGCAGAAGATGATGGGCAGTTTAAAGCTTCAGAAAAAAGATCCAGTCATCActttccacagggcatccttgagctcctggttcctcatgctgcagatgagggggttcactgctggaggaactACTGAGTACAGAACTGCCAGCACCAGGTTCAGGGATAGGGAGGAGAAGAACgagggcttcaggtaggcaaacacaGCAGTGCTGGTGAACACAAAGAccacagccaggtgagggaggcacgtggaaaaggctttgtgccgtccctgctcagaggggatcctcagcacggccctgaagatctgcacataggacagtaTGATGAACATAACAAATCCAAATTCTATGAAAAGACTAAACACACTAAGTCAAACTTCTCTGAAGCAAGaatgtgagcaggagagcttaaGGACTgaggggatttcacagaagaactggtccacagcattgcccttgcacagtggcagtgaaaatgtattggccgtgtgcagcagagcaacgAGAAACccactggcccaggcagctgctgccatgtggacacaagctctgctgcccaagagggtcccgtagtgcaggagtttgcagatggcaacgtagcggtcgtaggacatgatggCGAGAAGATAAAACTCTGCTGCagcatagaaaaataaaaaaaatacctgtatagcacatcctgtgtaggagatggccctggtgtcccagagggaattggccatggctTTAAGAAGAATGTTGGAAATGGTGCCTAAGTCAaggagggagaggttgaggaggaagaagtacatgggggtgtggaggtgctggtcacaggctatggtggtgatgatgaggccgttgcccaggagggcagccaggtagatgcccaggaagagccagaagtgcaagagctgcagctcccgtgtgtctgtgaatgccaggaggaggaactg
This is a stretch of genomic DNA from Columba livia isolate bColLiv1 breed racing homer unplaced genomic scaffold, bColLiv1.pat.W.v2 Scaffold_102, whole genome shotgun sequence. It encodes these proteins:
- the LOC135577589 gene encoding olfactory receptor 14A16-like gives rise to the protein MSNSSSITQFLLLAFADTRELQLLHFWLFLGIYLAALLGNGLIITTIAWDQHLHTPMYFFLLNLALLDLGFISTTVPNSMANSLWDTRAISYTGCAAQVFFFFFCAIVELYLLTIMSYDRYVAICKPLHYGTLLGSRACVHMAAAAWASGFLVALLHTANTFSLPLCKGNAVDQFFCEIPSVLKLSCSWSYLREVRLLVVSVLVTFGCFVFIILSYVQIFRAVLRIPSEQGRHKAFSTCLPHLAVVSVFFITGTFAYLKPPSISSPSLDLLVAVLYSVVPPAVNPLIYSMRNQELKDAVWKQTTGFLRKI